The nucleotide window GTCAATCTGCTTTACCATATTGATTTCTGCCTACGTATCTCATTTTAGTTATCTCTTATTTAGGCGTTTCTAAGAAATGGAAAAAGGTTAAACTGACAGATCTAAATCAAATTACTAATATCAAGTTGTATCTATCCACCATATCTTAGGAGAGTTTCGGAAATAACCAAGGTTCAAGTCACAGTTGTACTTTTACAACTCGTATGATctgttatttttgttctttaatttcttaGGTGAAGACTGaaaagcaaataaataaaaaagtgataaTTTCGTTAATATTACCGAAGTCAAAAAGTATTAACACTCTTCACattctttttaaatagtttgatttttttttattattgtggttaaaatatatttttaatttctattttttcattgaatcttatttttagtctttagattttatataaaaaaatgtgttttagtCTATAGGCTTACTTTCCAAATTTTGCTCATTTGCTCATTTTTTCACTTCAGCTTATAAGAAGgaactaaaaacatttttttttaaattcaagaaCTAAATTACACGATGATATAAAAGTATAGAaaccaaaaacaagattcaacaaaaaaagataagaattaaaaatatattttatcatagtaaaatatttatgtaagtCCCAACGGTAGAGAATAAACACAGATGACTtaagttaatataaaaaaattctcaataataaaaaatatatcagatAATGTATTACTAATATTTCTCTAATTTTCACCATAATGACTACTCTAGGTGGTTTGGTTAAAATAACAGGCACTTTTTCCGTTCATGTTTTGACATTGCATTTGTTCATTTCCGGCATTGAAAATGTAATACCGTGAGACGGAAAGGTTTGGGCATATCATGCAACGTGCAAACACAAATGATGGAGTTTAACATAAGTCCTAAGATTGAGAAGTTGCACAGGTAGCTCCAGTCAAATATGCATGCAATTTGCAATCAGTTTTAGCTGCCGCACAGTTGCTTACCACGTGAGTCGTGACCGTATTTAACAAGTGAATTTAGCTAGCAGTTGAACTTGTAATTATTCCATGTAACAGAATAAAAAAGGATAGTGTTCTAGCATACAAGAGATCAAAGAAGATACGAGATTCAAACGTATAATAATCTAACAGGCCAAAGGACGAAGGAACTATATTATAGAATTGGATAGGAATATGAGAAAAACTGAGGAATCTTTATTGCAAAAAATCATCTCTGCAGTAGTATCAATGAGCTAAAGAACAGTAGTTGCACCACAGAAGAATTCTATCCTAGGTTCGGTGCACCTGAAATACTCCAGTGTGATAGTTAGCTTCAAACACAGCGGCAATTCACACGGGTATCTCATCAAGGAAGGCTGAAATTGTCTCATCACTGCTATTCAAAAACCCTCCCATAAAGGACTCATGAGCAAGATTCCCAACATCAAAACCAACCAAGAGCCCTACCCTCCCATGAAGGACTCAGTGAGCAAGGTTCCCACCATCAAAACCAACTAAGAGCCCTACCCTCCATAGCCACCATCACAGCTTGAACATTTCCTGCTCAATTCTCTCCCTTTCCTTCACCTAGGTATTCAAGAGACCCATTTCTCTCCATTCCAATATACTTCCAAATCAACTCTAACCAACTTCTCCTATCCCCTTGTATCATTGAATACAAGTACTTATTCTGTTAACAACAAAATCTGTCCTCATTCCCCCTTTTGTGTGTATTTGGTGGGGGGGATCTTGTCAACCTTGTCAACTGAACCTATTGACATAATACGTATAAAAAtgcacaaaaatataaataaatgcaaGAGAACTGAGAACGTTTACGGTTTATCTCTTACAATTTTGTCATGCAATATCTTACATATGAATGTAATCAGGATCCGGGACACATTACTACTTTGAACATAAAGGGCCTCTAACCTAAGTGTGAAGTGAAGAACATGAGACATGTTTTCATAGTTTCAATCTCATATAGCCTGCCAAGATAAGTAGTTAACTTGTCCATTGCATATTTAGTTTCAATAAAGACCTATacatccaaaataaaatttcattgagACTTCTACCAGACACAATGAACAGGCACGAGCACCAACTGTCTTCGGATAATGAGcaacaccaacaacaacaataacaacgccttatcccactaggtggggtcggctacatggatcaacttccgccataatgttctatcaagtaccatacttctatccaaatcattaagttcgagatccttcttgataacctctcttatagtctttttgggtcttcctctgcctcgaattgtttgccttctctccatctggtctactctcctcactacagagtctaccggtcttctctctacatgcccaaaccacctaagtctattttccaccatcttctctacaataggcgctactccaaccttctctctaatagctctgtttctaattttatcctgtcgagtcttaccacacatccaccgcaacatcctcatctccgctacacctactttagtctcatgttggctcttgaccgcccaacattctgttccgtacaaaatcgccggtcttaccgcagtccgataaaactttccctttagcttgatcggtacctttgcatcacataacacccccgatgcttttctccatttcatccatcctgcttgaaagcgatgattcacatccccttcaatttctccatcatcctgtattacagacccaagatatttaaaccgtgtgacttgagggataatatggtctcctattttcacctctgagttagataccctcctacttttgttgaacttacattccatatactccgatttgtcTCTGCTTAgacgaaagccatgtgtttccagagctcgtctccaagttacATTATTTCTACATATCTAATGACAAAAAGAGGGGTAACCACATTAGTGTAATAGTTGCATTATTGTAGATTATAAGAAAGATTGCTGGGTCTGGATTAATGGTAAGGAAAAGGGGACAACAATGGAAGGGAAAAGTGTGCCAAATCCCTTTTTGGAAGAATTCAAATAGGGGATTCCTGCTCAAACCCACCAAAACCTTTCCCATTGCATTGGGGgctaaataggggaaagagtgTAGTTTAGTTTAactaaaataagagaaaataacttAATATTCCCTTTGCTTCAACTCCTAAACAAGGGGTAAGGAGTTCCCCTCATACATCCAAACAAAGGAAGTGACTCACCCTCCACCCAAACATAGCATGACTGTAATATAGAGAAAACACAGTTCAGCTTTGTAAGacaaatttcataatttcaGGCAAGCAGAAATTTATGGAATCTTGCTCTCAAGTTCTAACAGATGaatcataacaataaaaaagatgGAAGTTAAACAAGCCATAGGAAACTCATTGTCCAACTCAACTAAACATCATCTAGAAACctacaaaatataacaaaatagcAGCAGTTGTGTAAAATGACAAAACTCAATTGCACAAGCCCATCGTCGATGATAGATACTCTGCTAACAGTGTAAGAGTCAAGTAGTTGGGATACCAATCTCACAACAACTTACTACTCAATGATGGATTGGATAACACCAGCTCCAACAGTTTTGCCTCCTTCTCTAATAGCAAACCTCATTCCTTGTTCACAAGCCACAGGCACAATAAGTTCAACCACCAGCTTAACACGGTCGCCCGGCATAACCATCTTGGACTCTTCATCCTTGTCATTCATAATTTCAGTTACCTTGCCAGTAACATCGGTAGTCCTCATGTAGAACTGAGGCCGGTAGCCGGAAAAGAAGGGAGAGTGCCTCCCACCCTCTTCCTTCTTCAAGACATACACAATTGCAGAAAACTTCGTGTGAGGAGTAATGGTTCCAGGCTTAGCCAAAACCATCCCTCTCTGAATATCAGTTTTCTGAATACCCCTAAGCAACAAGCCCACATTGTCCCCAGCCAAAGCCTCATCCAGAATCTTCTGAAACATTTCCACCCCAGTCACAGTGGTGTTCCTAGTCTCCTTCACACCAACAATATCAACAGTCTCTCCAACCCTAATAGTACCTCTCTCAACCCTTCCGGTGGCGACGGTTCCACGACCGGTGATGGTGAAAACATCCTCAATGGCCAGCAAAAAGGGAAGTTCAGTTTGGCGCTGAGGGATGGGAATGTAGTCATCCACAGCTTCCATGAGCTCGTAAATTTTATCAACCCATTGGTTTTCGCCGCGCTTGATGGCAGGGTTGGCCATCAAAGCTTCCAAAGACAGCAAAGCGGAACCGGAGATAATCGGAACATCGTCTCCGGGGAACTCGTACTTGGAAAGAAGCTCCCGGACCTCCAATTCTACTAACTGAAGAAGCTCCTCGTCATCAACCTGGTCCTGTTTGTTGAGGAAGACGACAATGTTGGGAACGCCGACTTGTTTGGCCAAAAGAATGTGTTCTTTGGTTTGGGGCATTGGGCCGTCGGCGCCGGAGACGACGAGGATGGCGCCGTCCATCTGGGCAGCGCCGGTGATCATGTTCTTGACGTAGTCGGCGTGGCCGGGGCAGTCGACGTGGGCGTAGTGGCGGTTCTCGGTCTCGTACTCGACGGTGGCGGTGTTGATGGTGATGCCGCGGGCGCGCTCCTCGGGGGCGGCGTCGATCTCGTCGTATTTTTTAGGGGCACTATTGCCGAGGGAGGCGAGGGCCATGGTGAGGGCGGCGGTGAGGGTGGTCTTACCGTGGTCGACGTGGCCGATGGTGCCGATGTTGACGTGGGGCTTCTTGCGCTCGAACTTGCCGCGGGCGGCGCGGACGGTGAAGGAGCGGCGGCGGGTGGTGGTGTTGGCAGCGGCGAGGTGGAGGATTGTGGTGGGGTGGATGAAGGAAGAGGAGAGGTGTGTGGCGGAGGGTTTGTGGGTTTTAAGGAAGAGATAATTGGAGGAGGGTGAAGGAGAGAAGTGGACATGAGGAGGGTATGCGAGCTTTGAGGTTGTTGCTGCTGCCCAAGAAATTGCCATTGGAAAGTGAGGTTTTTGGTTTGGTGTATGAGACTGAGAAGAGGATAGTGTTCAAGGGTTTGGGAATGCGGTGGACAAAACAGCTCCTCTTGTTAAGTTTTATCCTTTTCTGCCTTCAACTTCActagtttaataaaatttaactaatgaGAGATTGTGATAAAAAAGAGAGTGTTAAATAGTGTGTGTCTAGCTTTTTCAATTTTGGTTAaataaatttagtatttttttttctttcggaTTGTATTTCATTATATGATTTTGACACAATTCAATTAAttgtatttcaaaaaaaaaatactgtaatTTTAAGGCAATCAATCATGTGTTATAATTAATTCGTTATGtcctttaatataaaaaagattaaattatacttttaatcctttaaaaaaaatgaaaaaagtcaTGAGCAGCTTACTTAGCAAATCGCCCACGGAGAACCTTGAGGCACATACGCTTTTCAACCATCAACCTCAACAATATGAGCAGCTTACTTAGCAAATCGCTTATCACTTACATTGGAGGTGGCGAACGAGGGatcctctatatatatatgcccAATCTACTCTAGCACATTCCTAGGTAGTTGAATGCATAACTAAGGGCTAGCTGTGATAAAGTTAAAAAAGTAAGAGATGGCGTCCAAagactatttttatttgtgtgcCTTATACAACGTATAAACGACACCATTTAATTGCAGCTTATCTAGCATTGACCTTGTCAACACTTTGTCAGGGTCCCTAAGAACTTTCTATCTACAAGCACAAGGTGACCTTTCAACATAAAAGTTAGTTGCCCACCTCGCAAGGTCGTTAGGGCCAATGGTCGAAAAAATACTTGTATATTCATGCTTGTTAAACAATTAACAAAGTTAActtttctaaaacaaaatacCTCAAAGCCAAAGAAAATCAGAAGCAAACTTTGTACCTATAGCAAAGTCATGTATCCTCTGAATTGCATAATATGATTCAGGCTAACCATGCTTAGTGGATCGTACAAGAAAGCCAACGTAGAGGTACCCTTTGCATAATTGTTGCATCTCTGAAGATAATCTAAACGAGGACGTGTGTGGGAATCTTGTTGATAAAGATTGTGCAGTCCACCAAATTAAAAGATAAGTTTTCGCTCATTGTTAGCTGCCACATAGGAATCATGTATCTCCTGCGGCTAATAGAATATCATGCCTCCTGGTGATTGACTTTGAGCTCGTTCACCAAGATACCAATCACCTCTTTATGAGTTGACTGCTTGTGGTGACATAGTGCACCAATTGTATATAGGTAAGTGCAGCAGAGGTGAGACATCATCTAAAGTGATGATTATCCCCTCTACTAGAAGGTGAAAGGAGTTGTCTGCTTGTTTTGACACAGCGCACCCGTTATATATATTagggataaaattattttaagagtaatttttttaaatttatttttcatttttattatatttttttaaaatttaatggttGTAATAAGTAACtaatattaatcattatttgaagaaaataaatgataaggataacaaataaatctaaaataattactcttaaaataacttgatgttttttttcattatatatatatatatatatatatatatatatatatatatatatatatatatatatatatatatatatatatatatattattagctGAAAAAAAAGTGTTCCTCTATGAGAGAGGCCAACCTTGTCACCTCCACGAATGTCTTCACCTTTAAGTGCTAAGGCAGGGCCGCGGGGGTAATTAAGATCTAACCCCCATGACTTACTAGCTTAATCTCTTTGTGGGGTTATCCTTTTTCATGTGTGGGGCAATATAGTCTGCATAAAACCTCAACATAGACAACTCCACATGATCTCTTGGATATATAGGAAGGTTCAACATGCTCATGGCTCAACAAGCTCAGTAGGCTTAGGAACAACAATTAGCTCTTGCAGTGTGCGAGTAAGCACTACCACTTCCACTTCTCTTGTTTTCTCTTATCTCTAACCGAAAATAGTGTGTGGTACTCATAGAGGCCTATATGCACCTACCACATAGTGTCATTAGTGTCTCTCTTAGGCTGAGAACTCCTAAACCATCTACAACCAAGATATAACACAGTGGCATATTAGTTGTACTTGAAAGTTCAATAACAGGtaatgtttaataaaaaaattaatcaaaataataagagTTTACAATATTGATTTTGATGCACAACAAAAACACGTTTTTGTTATGCATCTAAACTAGACACACAAGGGAAACAAAAAACACATTTCGGTTGTACATCTAACCCATATACATAATAGAAACACGTTTTTGTTGCATTTACCaacacacacaaaatgaaagttGTAAAATGAAGCTTACTTGCAAAACACAATATTAGTAAGGGAGAGGGACTGTGAAACAGAAGGGGATTGACAACAATTGTAGGTGAAGGAAAACAGATGCGACAATTGCAGAGGAGGGAAATGGAGAAAAAGGATATGATCAGAAAGAGAAAGTGGGAGATGGAAGGAGGGTGAAGGGGATATGAAGAGGTTTTAAGAAAGGGTAGGGAAAGAAAAAAGGTGGGCAATTTAGTCTTTTCAATTTGCTTTTTAAAAGATAGGGTGTGAACTTTAGTAGTAACGGATGTGAGAATAACACAATCTTATTCTTTGTTGGGTCAACAATGCAATAAGACACGAGCCACAACccaaagagagaaacaaagaCTCCAGGCCCAATAGTACACACAAATCTAACAGCCGTAACAGGTAAACATAGCCAATACTCAAaagctttttatttattattttttatcaacacatttaaaatatttaataactcGTATTCCAGGCTTCCAGCAAAACTTTTCTTGGGTTTCCTTGTTTACTTGCCTCGGGGCCTTCTAAGAGTTGTCCAATTGTTCCAATTGGCTATTAAAGACCGTCTTGAACTCCCAATGAACGAAAGAAGTTGAAGCTTAGAAAATTCCAGAGATGAATTAGCAAATAGAATGATTTATTTGTATAGATTTTCTAAGAAATTTTAGGGCAAAACAAATGACAGagattaactaaaaaaatcataatttagcTTCTAGTGTATTTTAGTTTTGAAACTTcaagagaaaattataaattttgttattgtttgaCAAAATTGAAGTGACCAAGAGTCTAAAACACACACTTTGGAAATATTTATGGATCGTATGTTTTAAAGTCTTATAACTAAAGTATGCATCATCACAAATTAGATTTTCCCTTGTAAAGTCATCTTAATGCATGATAGGTCATTTAGGAGAAGAAAGGGAATGAGAAATTGGGAAATAATATTTAGCAAGAGAACAGCTAAatatgagctattttttataataaaaatatattaaaatatctttaaaaatatttatttaacagttattttttacttaaatgataagaattgatatttttattatttatgacttgcagATGTGAAAAGAATAgatcaaaagagaaaaagatcaagaaaatatcaaaaagaaagATTTTTAGCACCAGGCTCAAGTCCACTTCAGCCGCTATAGATAGAGAGACAGAACACGGAGTCTAAGACCACGACAGAACCCCTCTACCAGGGTTTTTGTTCTTTCCAGGCGAtcgaaaaataaagaaatagtgaatttattcaagataattataTACTTACAAAATACCGTCTCAATTCATCCTATTTCATCATATCCGGGATGTGATGTGGTTCCAAAGGGTGAACTGAACAATTCCAATAAGATTTCATTCTTGAACAAAAATCCATTTTAGGGTTTATTTCATCTATTCCATGACCGGAACAGTGGGAGATACACGTTACACCACGATTTTGAATCAGAAGAGATATTTCAAGAAATGGCATATCTTCTTTCACCCCTTTTGTTTCATCCGTGCTTATACCCCATTTAGTGTAAAATCCTCAATGGTCATGAGTcgctaaacccttagttaggaCCTAACAGGCCTAAAAAGTCAAGCGATATATGATGTACTtctcatatttatcaatgcaaaatgAGTCTTTTCCatgttttttctattctatgatattttctattttatcttaCATTCTCATATTTACATTCTTTTAGGGGTAAGACAATCGAAagaggataacttctaataAAGGTTTAAAGAAAGTATGCATGAatcagttttaggggttagacactCGGGAGAGGGTCACTTCTAATAAAACAACAAGAAAAGATTTCATAAGAACATCATTGTTAGACATAGAACGATAGTTTTATGCTCATGCATTcatgcaaacatctagaattcatgcttcatgcattttatttgtcgAGTCTTTTCGAAGGGACTTaagagatagataaataaaataggcttATCATCGTGAGGAATTAGGagcaaataaatgaataaatgtgGGTAGAATAGATCCAATTGCATTGACAAAGAAAAATCATATACATCCTAAACAAACAAGGCAAGTTAGATCCCAACATTATCatatcttgaattttttttatcttaatcttttatctttctcatctttcacttttcttatcttatcttttttctttatcttctatttttatctttaagtcttttatcttttcttttaaactttcaccttatcttttatttttctttatctgttattttaaatttattatctctTACTTGTAAATTGAGTTtacattaatctaagtacaaataaATTTGGTGCATTTATCGACGAGTTAACAagaacattatatatattttccaaaTAATTGCATCTTATTATAAACACGAACTTCCtttgtatatttttcattattatgaTGCCATCTTTAACTAAACTCCCCGCAAAGAAGTGACCGAGATTAGCTGGTGTTATGGAAGTTTTGGTAGAGGAAGCACGCTTCATGCGCCTAAACTCAAGACATGGTGTGTGGTGTTGCAGTGTTGCATGTGTGCTTTTTTCACTTGTGTTGAAGAATGGCCTGATGAAGTGAGCCCTGAGCAGACCAGGCTGGACACACAAATTCGAGACATGGGGCGTGGCCCATAACATCAAGGGACCATTGACGGCTGGCAAACCTTGCTTTACAGTTTACAGTGTTGCAGATATTGTGGGCATGTTTGCAGATGCTGGAGCAAGGTTTCAAGAGAAAATCACTATCATTCTTCAATCCTCATATTGGTCATACCtacttaataaattaattagcaaaatatgtattatcttttctttttcaatttagttttattttaattttatgtaacttTTAGGGACTAAGGATGGAGTGCCAGTGTAAGGAGTGGAGACTCAACATGTAACCTGTTGTATGCGAGACTGTCTTTCTATACTCGTTCAatcctattttattttagttttatgataTGGAAGATATCTTTTATGATATTGAAACTTACAGAAACTGATTCATATTTCTAAAATAAGGTCACAAACTAACTTTAAATTATGTCTAAATGATTTGTTAACTAATATGTTATTAGTTGACAAGTTTTTTGCAATCAAATGCAGTTTCTAGTTTCTACCCTTGTTCTACCTTATGTTTTGAAGGAGTGGAAGATTTCTTTAACTTGGGTAGGTGAGTTGAAGACTAGTTTCTTTGATAACCAAAACATATATTCTTTAGTTTAGCTGAACTAAGTAAATGCgttctcttatatatatatatatatatatatatatatatatatatatataaaagagaacaaaataaTCATGATCAAACAACTTGTGTTTcgtctaacaattttttttgtgaaaggattttctaaaattaattgaaacattatttttttaaatatcattttataacctgctttcacaattttttttatcagccaaaaaACCTGCTTTCATAATAAAGAGGTAAAAACTTTACCAGTGAAAGATCATGgttaatattgtgaattaatgATGTTACAATTTCTTATTTAGTAGTATAACGTATAGtgaattaaatttgattgtaaaaaataacaatggTTAAGGTTAGAATGGTAAAACTAGTAAAGCACACTTAATGATATAGGTAAGCATTATTAATAACGACGGAAAAATCAGTACCATGGGAAATCTTAATTATGTCTATCTCACAACGGTTTGGTTAATAGAGATAGATCATCATTCTTTTTCATTACTAATTCAACCTGTTTTTTagcatattaattcaaatatgcCGTTCTAAGGCCTAATCATAGGCTACTGATAGTTATATACTAACTTACTTTAGGGGACCACATTTACAATGATTCACATCTAATCGTTACtattgttttcttaattttcccTTCATCCAAAACAAATTATTAGATCAATCAATCTTTTTAAAGTTCATTTCTTACCATAAGAATAGAACAAAAATAAgtcatttcatttttataattttttttattcatcttcatcatatttttttgtcattattatATGAAATATCTACTAATTCtgttgattatttatctttattagATTCTTATTgatctttaattaattctttctaattatattttttcattcataagacttaaattttaaatttcacttaaaaaaattaagtctaATTTCATTCGAACTTCATTTGAACCAACATGTTTATTTATCTTCATTATATTAAtcatcttattttatatatattattactttaaaatctatatcttattaataaaaaatattatttgaaataaaatttctcaaaacttaaatgataaatgcaacgTAAAGAAGCCTATTTACATTTACATTCACATGACAAGTTATTGACCATCAATGGTTAGCCCTCAATCTTGACATCACTGAACAGCATCAAATTGAAAAATTTTGAGATATGATAAACATATATCTCATTTTCGAAAATTTTGGTATGGTTTTCAACTTATTTATGGtccaatattaaatattttcaacaattttttattgaaaaattatcaTATGATTCAGTATCAATGCATGTTTATGGTTTCAATTAATATCAACGTGACATGTGACTAAGTTTTTAATTCAcgaaaaattatgaatgaaaaagagaaaaataaaaaaaaactaagtgattttttttatcattctgaAAGATAAGTGAAAATAAGATAgaagaaaaagtaaatatttgtttataattattcaaaacTTTTACTGTGCActattttgtttgtgtttttcttttgagTAATGTTACTGCACAATAATGTAAATTAAGATTAGATGCTCATTACTTATTATGTGTGGCTAgctatctttttcttttggggAGAGCtagctatcttttttttttccttcttttgggcgaGTATTGAGTGTAAGCTGTTAGGTCTGAAGCAGTTGGAAAGTTTTGAACCCtcgggaaaaaaataaaaatataaagcagTTGGGACCTTATCCAATTACATGTGGACAGTACAGGTTGCTAAATTACCTAAAACCATTATAAAGTTAAAATGCAATTACTACAATGAAACTCTTATTGGCTATTTCATCTTTCACTTTTAGTTTTACCCCTGCATTACTAGGGTAAAACTTACAAAGGTAAATTCATTCTGCAAAATTTGAGAGTTGCTGACTAGAAAAACACCGAAGCCTCTTTGTCACGAAGCAAAGTTATGCTGAAGTATAGCTACAAGACCAGATCTGCAATTTCAATGTAGATTCCTCAGACTTTTTCTGCAGCTATATGCAGTCCTTAGATTCCCTCTCTCACCCTTCTTTGATGTAAACAGtttggataaaaatttaaaaaaaaaaaatcagagtcCACAAGCCTTGTAATAGAACTATAAATTTATAGATTATTAATGGTTTAACTGtgaagttaaataaaataaaaaatatgtttgattacaaaaatgaaatattaatttctcCTTTAGTTTGTAAGGACTtcgttttaatgaaaattttcatgttgaagagggtattaatattaatatagccTGAAAATTGCAAACTTAATTAAAACGTCACATGCAAGAATAATGTGAAGATCCTTTCAAACAAGGAAGAAATATGATGGCTCCTTACATTGGAAAACTAACCCTCACAACTACAGTTGTTCTTTTGACCGGtttattttttaccttatcaTAGTCCCATGTCATGTGGTGTTATGAATAGATGACTCCCAAGTTCGTAAAAATCTACACACCaaatttgatgaaaaaataCTACTAGCTGGGTCCTCTGCATCTAACTGTGCCTGGAAGTAAGCACTTTTGAATATAGTAAAACTTTAACAACTTTGGATTCGAAAAAGTCTGTATAGGCTCAACTTTGAACTTAAAAAGGTAAAcattaaccaaaataaataaataaataataataataataaaggagGTGACAAGTAAGTGAGAGAGAGCTGCAGAATATATAAAAAGGGTTGTTCTTCACTCACTCTCAGTCACAGCCAGTCTATATACCAGTTTGGAAATATTCTCTCTAAATCCAATTAATGCTGCCATTCACATTTAACACCTCTGGCAGCATCTAGCATTCATTCATTGAGCTTGTGACTAAGTTTTTTTAAGCCTTTCACtcttttcatatattttctCTAGTTTTCATCTTCTGATCTATCTAACTTCACCAGATTGTGCACTTAAAAGttcatcactttatcatcaagaACGATGCAAGACTCAATTGGGATTCCTGCTTGCTTTTCTTCTTCAGCAGAGAAGCAGCATAGCCATGATGATCATGGAGCTGTGACCCGTTCGGGTCAGAGCGTGTACATGTCAGTGTATAGAACAAAGGTTGCTGATCACTGCCGTTTGATCACCATCACATGGTGCAAAAACCTCTTGCTTCATGGGCTTTCGGTGTCAGTGGAAGGTCCAGAAGGAGAAGAACAGTACACCTGCAAGGTCGAGCTGAAGCCATGGTACTTTTGGAGAAA belongs to Glycine soja cultivar W05 chromosome 5, ASM419377v2, whole genome shotgun sequence and includes:
- the LOC114412002 gene encoding elongation factor Tu, chloroplastic, with protein sequence MAISWAAATTSKLAYPPHVHFSPSPSSNYLFLKTHKPSATHLSSSFIHPTTILHLAAANTTTRRRSFTVRAARGKFERKKPHVNIGTIGHVDHGKTTLTAALTMALASLGNSAPKKYDEIDAAPEERARGITINTATVEYETENRHYAHVDCPGHADYVKNMITGAAQMDGAILVVSGADGPMPQTKEHILLAKQVGVPNIVVFLNKQDQVDDEELLQLVELEVRELLSKYEFPGDDVPIISGSALLSLEALMANPAIKRGENQWVDKIYELMEAVDDYIPIPQRQTELPFLLAIEDVFTITGRGTVATGRVERGTIRVGETVDIVGVKETRNTTVTGVEMFQKILDEALAGDNVGLLLRGIQKTDIQRGMVLAKPGTITPHTKFSAIVYVLKKEEGGRHSPFFSGYRPQFYMRTTDVTGKVTEIMNDKDEESKMVMPGDRVKLVVELIVPVACEQGMRFAIREGGKTVGAGVIQSIIE